A segment of the Arachis hypogaea cultivar Tifrunner chromosome 5, arahy.Tifrunner.gnm2.J5K5, whole genome shotgun sequence genome:
ACTTTTTTGGCACGGTTCGAAGGCTCCCTTATTCCCCATTCCCCTAACTCTAATTCACACAACTGCAATGCCTCCCTCTCTCTAGCATTTTCTTCATTCGAGCACTCCTTCTCCATCCTTCTCACGCAGACACGCAGAACGGCAACAGCGGTGGTGGATTCGTCATCGCTCTCATGGCACATTCGTGAGTCCCAGCTACAAtgctcttctcctcctcctccatccTTCTCACTCAAGAACAGTGGTCGTTCTTCGCTGGCACTCTCACTCTCGCTCCCAATAATACTCGTTGGTCAACCTCTCTCATAACCCCTCCACCGGTGCTCCTTGCGTCGGCACTCCTTCCATGTCCCTCCATGACACAACACCCGTCACGTTGTCGTCTCCCTCTCTGAAGTCGTTGTGTTGCCGTCTCCCTCTCCCTCACTCGTCGCACCTCCATTTCCCTCTCTGAACCTTCCTCCTCGCCACTTGTCAGTGCCAACTGTCAGCCACATCCGTGGCATTGAtggttaggattttgattttgtttaatttttgtttattggtatTGATAGTTTGATTTAATTGTTTAAAGTCTCTAGTTTTTTGGTTTCATTTGGTTTAGTGTTTCATTCTTATCCAAATGTGAAGAGGGAGatgttttattttgttagttCTTCCTTATTCAAATGTTGTGTTTTAGTCTGTAATTTTTGGGTTTTATTTGGgtgaactaaaataaaataataaggaccGGATCAACTAAAAAATTACATGTATATATTCATGTATGATTTGAGTTAAAGTATTGAAATATCTATCAAGACCGGCCACAAGCacgatcaatttttaaaatctatgTCCAAATATGGCAGGCACGGTATAGGTTTTACAGAGCTTCTAAATATTAAAAGAGGCTTAAGGTAGGAGCAATAGTCGCACAATGCAGATGGAGGGGGAAGATGGCCAGGAGAGAACTCGGGAAACTGAAGATGGTAAGTTTCTCTAAATATGTTCTTATGTTGTACATGAAACATGTGATAGATGCAAAATAAAGCTTGTAGTGAACAATAGAAGGGAATATCAAATCCCTATGGGCATCATCTGAATGTCAAGCATCATTTCTGTGCTCCCTGATCTTTATGTTCCTCTTATTAGTGGTTTTTTGAATGGCTAAAAGTGAAATAGTTAAGCTTATTATCTTTTTTCCCTACTCTAGGTTGACATATCTTTTGATTTGCATGATTAGGCTACAAGGAAAATTGGTGCACTTCAAGAAGCAAAGGAAAAACTTGAAGAAAAGGGTGGAAGAACTCACCTAGCATCTCCAACTAGGAAAAAGTTTACGGGTGAGAGTGTTGTTTGTTTTGCATTTAGATATAAGTTGGTGGACTTTGTTATTTTAATATCTTTACATAATCATGCATACTGTAACTCTTGAAGAAAACTATGTTAAATTCTGCAAACCAGCCTCGAAGAGTCCAAAGCACAAGAGATATCGAAACTACAGAAATTCATTACAGGATATGCAGAGTAAACTTAATGAAACCAATGCTCTGCTTGTCAAGGAGCGAGAGAATGTAAAGAAGGTTACCATTGAAGCAACTCCGGTTATGTAAGAAATGGAGGTTATTGTTGAAGACACTGCAAAGATTGACGCACTAAAATCAAAAGTTGAGAGGCTAAAAGTAACTATGTCCAACATTTCAAATCTTTTACTACTATTATAGACTAATTTGGTATCATCTTATGCTCATAGTGATATACTTAAGTTCATGTACGTAGGTGCCTAATTATTATCACAACTAAGTTATGTTGCATGTGCCTTTATCTTTGAACAGACTTCCCTTGAGATGAAAAATAGAAAGCTGATTAATTTGAAAAGAAATATAATGAAATCCAAGCTCCAAATTAGAAGACACGGAGAAGAAGGTTCGTCAGCTCTAAGAATCACTATACAGGTAATACAAATAATGAACAGTAGAGTCATTTAGTATCATGTGACTCATATTCATTTATTAATTAACTTCTTTATTGATTATTAAAGTCTCCTTTTTAGTTATAAGCTTGTTTAATTGTGAGTCTTATGAACACGTATTCCATAAATACATATTAaggttatttaaaataaaaatattagtgttTTTAAATAATAGATACCTTAAAAATGCTTCTTCAAAATTTAACTTCTttaattttctaatataaattacTCATATGAATAATTTTAACAAAGGGTTTATAAGAAAaaactttatttaatttatttattaaattattttagtacATTGTGCCACCTATTTAAGCACCAAAGAGTAAGTGTTTTTCTCTATGTACTATTATACCAATATCTCTGCTTATTAGTGCTCTTTTTTGTCAGCCAATTTATTAGTGTTATTGCGTGTGTGTGGCTTTTCAATCCCATCATAATTCAATTATTCAAGATAACGAACAGAAAATTTCAAAGGCTCTTATTGCTACTTCTCTTTCTTGATTTCTCTTCTTATCTTCTTTCTGCTTCTGTTGTCCCTACAACCAGTAAGACAGGCCTTCAAAGTTTTtaactatcttcttatcttctttcaTCATtgttatctctctctctctctctatacaTAATTTTTGGATGATAACAATTTTGATCAAAAAGATTCCAAGGCTTTGGATTATTTCAGTGATTTGatattcacataattttcattGCATCATATTCATCCTTAATTTCTTAGGTATATTATTCCTATGTGGAATTTTAACTTGTTTTCTATCTACTTATGAACTATCTAGGAGATGCATAGTCCATCAATGAACCATAGAGAATCCTCTGAAATAGAGGATAAGCCACAAAAGTCATTGAATGAGAAACAGCTAGAGAATCAAGAGTTGCTCATTAGATGCACTGCACAACATTTTAGGCTTTGCTGGAAATAGACCAATTGCAGCCTGTATTATATACAAATCCCTATTGCATTGGAGATCGTTTGAAGTTGAGCGTACCAGTATTCTTTATTGCATCATCCAAACTATTGGGCATGGAATTGAGGTGTGAAATGCATCAACCATATGCTACATTTATCTTTtaatcttcctcttctttcttagCAAATTTCATTTCATTGACATTTTTATATGGCTTCAGACACAAGAGAACAATGATGTCTTGGGTTATTGGCTATCCAATGCTTCTACGCTTCTTGTTACTCTAGCGCACCCTTAAAGCGAGAGGTGCAGTTGGAATGGCTCCTCAACGCCGTCGTTCTTCATCAGCAGCCCTATTTGGAAGGATGACACAAGTAAGTGTAACTTCTCAGTCTAACAGATTTAAACATTTTGCTTCTTTAGATCAGCATGGTGATTTATTTTCCTATATCTTGTTTCAGAGTTTCTGTGCAACACTGGGGGGAGTGAACCTTTCCCTCAGCAGTAGTGGCATGAATGGTGGAATGGATGCATTAAGACAATTTGAAGCCAAGTATAAAACTAGTATAGAacttaattaacttaattaattttcAGCCTCTTTCATCTAGTTAACTAGTATAGAACTTAATTAACTTTCAGCCTCTgtcttaatataatatattttgtaATGAAGTATATGTAATGGAAGTAGATAATGTAATCATTGTTggaattttaattcatgtattagaAATTCATGGGTAGttgttatcatttttatttttggtattttgttagAATATGTCATCTGATCaaacattttttttactttatgaaGGTTGGATTAGttgatttaaaattatttgtcattgtctaaattttaaaattatctataaatTTTGTAAGGTTTCAttacaaaaattaacaaaataatgtcCCTAAACAAACTTATAGCCACGTTTTAAAAGAGTGGCCATCTTGTACACTAGTCATCAATagccatgctttaaaagcgtagccatatctgtACATACAACCATGCTTTAAAAGTGTGGTCaaatctattgccacgcttttaaaccGTAGCCATATCTCTTTCTATTGCTACGTTTTAAAAGCCTGACCATATCTAACATATGGcaatgcttttaaagcgtgaccATGTCTCTAACATATGGCCACACTTTTTAAGAGTGGCTATCTGTACAAGCATGGCAAAAAATAAAGTGTGGAAATAGGTaaccaaaagcgtggcgatagagcaaccggcacctttgtagatgtgaccctttcaaaagcgtaccagtagctcaaaaagcgtggtgaAAAGCTATTGCCACTCTTTTTTCAGCTTTTCGTGACGCTTTAAGCAATAGGGCTTTTTTCTTGTAGTTTTTACAATTTTGTTATGTCATCTTTATATATAGAAAActggaaaataataaaattgtaactaaattaatttgtatttattgtattcaatttaaataggTAACAAATTACCTTATTTTAATTCAGCCCTTAAATTTACATGATTTGATATTGGCTCATTGCATAAATTGTATACTTTTTTTTCAACGTAACTTATATCATTTGTGTGTGATATAAtgtcgaataataataataataataataataataataataataataataataataataataataacattatttcataattaatatcattataaaattattattttatacaagagataataataataataataataataataataataataataataataataataataataataataacattatttcataattaatatcattataaaattattattttatacaagagataataatattttaactaaattaatatgtatttattgcaTTCGGTTAGAATCAGTAATAGATAATCTATTTTATTATGCTCCTTATTATTTAATGAatcaaaataactaatataataaattatactttattgattgatttaaattataataaatgtgTGAAatattaaatatctaatcaaatcaattagttgatataattaatttattatagtgaattgtatttaatcagttaaaagaaataaattaaaaaatactttgaGAAGGATGTCACATCAACTTTATCATTAAGTATAgaaatctaatttttataaaatagaatAGGCGTCTCCACGGCTTCCTTCTTCGCCAAGGTTCTGAGACCTAACCCTCTGTTCTAGCTCTGCTCGGCGTACATCCTCCCGTGGCTTCCCTGTTCAAGTTGCTCGCCGTCATATCGCCGTTTGCCGTCTCTTCGTCGTCCTACTCTTCGTCGTGCTCCGTTGCTGTCGAAGGTTAGTGACAGTGCTTACATGGTTTTTCCTTTTATGCTCTGTTCTGATTACGGggattttttttgttgaaattatTGATGAAAATGGCATTGTTGTGATGTCTGATTTCTAATTCCTGATTTCAATATCATTTTGATTAAAATTGCTTTGTTCTAATTTCTGATTTCAATattattgttgaaattattgATGAAAATGGCTTTGTTATGCTGCTGCTGTTGTTTCTAAATTCCGATTTCCCAAATGCATGTTGTTTATATACCTTTCTTTTGTTAAAAGCCCCCTTGAAGTTCATCATTTTATGGGAGTAGGGTTTTTGAAGTTTTTAATTTGGGTCATTTCCTTCAGGACCATTAGGAAACTAAAGAGTTTAAAGGTGTTCTGGAAAGGGAAATCTTGAAGGTTAAGGTACAATCTCCCTTTAAAGTGTTTCACGAGAGAAAACTTGAGTGTTCAGTAAAGATATCTTATATTTCTTGCCACAGTAGCACTTATATTCAATACTAAGAAGAGAAGACGTGATTACTGCAGTTTGACTTGATAAATAGCTAATAGTTGTTTCGACTACTAGTGATCAAGGAGCAACATCTTTGAAATTAGTTGTTTTGCATTTGTGCAGTTTTCATATTAGTTTTCTTTTTTGTATTAAAACTATTGATATAATTACGTTGACTTTCACATCATTAAAATTGATGTTATTTTTCTACTCTGAAGTAACAATATATGCCAATACAGGGCATACTTTCTGGTGCCAGTGAACATTACCAGGCAAGGATGGAACTGTGATAACCTTTTCATCTTTCAGTCTCTATTTTCTAGCTTAGCAATTGCATTTTCTGTTGATTTTAATATGAACATGTTGCTACTGTTTATAGTAATGTTGTTTGATACCCTATGGTACTTTCATCCTAACCCACAAATGCTGATGAACTAACCTATATATTTTGTTGTATGAATTTTTTTCCTGAATTATTTTTTGGGCGTTGACTCATTTTATGAGTATCTACTTAAAGCTCGTATCTTTTTTGGGAAGGAGGactttttggaaaatttttcatTCTGCTTATGTTGTTGTGCATAAATATTTCAGACATGGTCCTTAAGTTGTTTGGCTGTGACATGATAATTGaacattattttttaactttttttatttttttaagtggtTAATTGTACTAACAATCTTTATGATTTTAGATTATGTTGATTATTAATTTGGAAGATAACattttatgtagtgttttaaatttggaagatattttaagatttatgttagactataattatattttaggatgtttatttataatttttatactattttgtTCTAAAACGGTTTTTCTGATTGAACCACGGTTGGACTGGTTCGACCAATAAACCAATAAACTAAtgactagagcggtttgatgaccgatTTGGTTCTTAGAACGTTGATAATAAGTACTAGTCTTGACTTGTGAAGAAAAGGTcgactagaatattacaaactagAAGTGTATAAAATAACATCCTATTTctccaaaaatataattctctaaGAGGAATGTACAATAATAAGTTCCAAAAGTGGAAAATAATACTAAGTatcaaaataaatccaaaagcgTCTCCTTCGCTTCATCAAAGAGAATCCTGCACACTCAGCGAGGtgcatctacttaatatactaaaattgagtTTTACCCCAGCTAATGTAAGTGAAGTGTCGATTCCTCATAAATCTATTTTTTCGCCAAAATGAATGCACtcttttctcttctaaatttattttataaaaatatctttattataattatactataattagcatttaagtaataatgcataattatactaatttagaaaaatatctttattatagttatataaaattaatatttaatgcattattaaactacttatcccGACAACGCAATTGCGAACCGGACTTGATTCtagtttttgtaaatagtctctgtttgacgaaccggacttgattcatcagaggagagagataatagtataatattatcattatattagtattagaagattcttgaatgatattataaggttacctggtctgttttagttaaaaacagaaaatcggtttaaccgagttcacagtttactggtgcagcttaacaCCAACACtctttgatgactttagcaatgctaatgcctcatcatacatgttatattctcatattaaatatgttactagtgtcatttatgctagtatctcagaaaataatttttagagatgttattacaagtgttccgatacatctagttttagtagttatacacctgagatattttaatattattttaattcacCTTCAATCCAGCAAATCCCAACttaccctacacccccaagacactccaaggctggtcatttactcccatTGGCCgaaaatgagaagagagaaaagagagaaactttcatgacacttaaatcttcaaagcttgatttcttctgaactaaaactcaaatcataactccaatttcaccaaaatgataaTCTTTTATTCCTccacataaccatgtaacttatcaaggctggaaataaggttagATGTCTGTCCCTTTCCcctttgaatttggttttcaaggaaagatgcttaaacatgtgttttcttgatgttcttccttagatctcttgcttagcttgacttgtgagcCAAGAATATTCAATTCCTAGCACGTATAAGGTGAGGAATCCCTTTCTAACATGTTTATTGAGGTTTGTTCAGTTGAGGTTTTATGGattcaaagttgttcttgatgtgtttcaggagaaaaaagtgctttaagaacagtTCAAAGAGTAAcgggatttggagcagcaaatcaaggtagggtttgatgaaattaacttgattaattgtgtttgagttaTGTGATTGTTGTATGCTTTGGTTATGgttgaaattgattgcttatatgagctattcttggtgaaagtttgttgaaattcTGATGAAATTTGaagatattcaagctatgaaacatgttcttgagtgcagctggaaaaacgaaccctagacctcaaattggggttcaatttgtgttgaaatcatgtggaaaagatggggttttagtggctgcaaatttattatgaattttggtaaaaattggttgctgaaaagattgaaaatgtgtaaaaacagagaaagaatctgaagaatttacgaagaatacgaagaacactttgcgtgtgatgaagaacaagctttagatcttgaaaagggcaaggaagtaaaatttttggtgtttggggggttatttggtaatttttaaaagttagggtggttaaagtagaaatattaaaagttacaggtggtaaaaagtaaattttaaatgttaaaagttaaagtggggtaattttcaaaaatttaatgataaaataataaataatagtaaaatattaaataataatatttaattaaaaataatatttattacaaataataaaataatatggaaaaggcagttttctgtaaaagctttagaaagacaactttaaacaTAGAATCTCatattaccttcataaaacacttagggagtggtaataatatattagtgaggcaaagacaaAGGAAAGATAGAAAGTTAATGAAGAAatgaaaatcgaagaaaaagtctataAAGTTTTAATAACAGGAAAATAGACAAATATtagtgaacaaactagggcaacataattagtccttgagttgtggctagtgttccgagggttacctgaaactgaaggtcgatctcggatgagatctgctgtggtggccggagctgtcgtgtccgacctgttggatctggtggagctgctgatccttgatcaccagagggtggtggtaccagcaagagactccgatacttaagttagcacatgctttaggcagatttttagtagaatcagagtatgagttatacctgggtgttctagtgtatttatagtagtgtggagtgacctttccgGAGATaaggtagttatcttatcttatctttgagtgaattCATCTTATCTCTTTAGGGGAACCGCCTTATCTTTCTAGGGTCTTgccgcctttagattgggctgtttCCTTTTGTGTGGGCCTACTTTTGGGCCTCTGTGGTGATTTGACTGAGCTCTTTATGAAGAGGTCGGGGAACCTGTCCTGAGGAGGTCAGTCGCTTTGTCTTCAGTCAACCCGGGTTATATAGCTCGACCCTGGATATGAAcaatgcccctgcttgagctcgatctTTCCCTTAAGGTCGTGTCTTTAGACTTCGACCCTTTGAGGAAGTCGAGTTCGAGTATCTTGCTTCGGGTCGATCCTCTATCGAGGCTCTTTGAATGTGAAGCGTTTCTCTTCCCTTTTTAACTGTAGCACGCGTTACGCTTTTCTTGGAAATGTGTGAGGGTTTTAAAGCCCATTAACTCTTCTTTGCCGTTTCCTTCCTTCTCTCTTTTACCTttcatttttgaatttcaaagtgTCATTTCACATatttttctctcctttctcttcgtCTTTTTTCTCGTTTGTAGTGCTTCGTTCTCTTGCCCCCAGGCCTTCTATTGACAGTTGTTGTCCAGCGCGTCGTTCCCTCGTCTTCAAGCAGTTATCGTCTTTTCCTCTGCAGGTTGGTTTTTCTTCTTTTACCTTTTGACAGTCATTCTTTTTTGCATGCTTTGACTTAGCCGCGTATTTTCGCAACCTTTTAATTTTTGCTTGAGTCTTTGCTTTTTTTAGTTTTCTGCGGAAGATTGCATCTTGTGCCTGCTCATCGTTGTGATATGCGCTTCTCTGGTGGTCTTTGCTTCTTTAGGGATTTTTGGCTTGTCACTGTTCTTGTCTCTTTTTGTTTGAATCGATGGTATAGAAAGGTTGTAACTTTGATGATGAACTGTCGGTAGAAAAAAGGTCGTAGCTTTTTTGATGATTTTGCGTGGTCTGTTGATGATAATGGTTTGTGCTTGTTTGTATAGAGTGACGTTGCCAGAGAGGAATTTGACCTCTCTAGTGTTTTTTCTTATTTGAGAGATAGACTGTCGAATTCCCTTTTTCTAGATACTTGACTTACtgctgcctccaaagggtgcccctgggctTTAGTgcgagtcctggggtttcccttttttCTGTCGTGTCTGATTCTTGATGTTGATATGTTATTGTTCGAGTTATTTCTttatttgcccgagttgtttggtggtaaccaaattttatttttcttactgtaggaataGTTAACCCATGTCTTCCCGCAAAAACATTGTTGAGATGTCATCTAAGATTCCAGATGGCATGTCTGACTGGTTGGACTCTATTGTTTTGATGTGTGTTACTATGGCTGACCCTGAGTATTGTGTGTGACTTAGGAGgcaccataggatttgtagtagtaGGGACCAGGAGAAAAATTATGAATTGGTGTCACCTGACCCTaaggagagggttagttttcctCCTTTGACTCAAGGAGAACGGCcatttttctatgcttatgactacttcTTTAGTCAATTAAATATCACCATTCCTTTTACCCCTTTTGAGACCGAGCTGTTGTGGGCCTGCAATGTAGCTCCTTCTCAGCTTCATAGGAACTcgtggggtttcataaaaatcttcCAATTGATGTGTCAAGAACTGGATATCCGACCTACCCAAACtatctttctttatctttttgttttgacaaagcctggggTAGCTAAGAAGAAAGCTTCCTGGATTTCTTTCCGAGCTACCCAGGGAAAGAAAGTGTTctccatgtatgacgagtcctttagggattttaagaactactcTTTCAAGGTTCGAGCTGCTGAGTGAGCTTGGCcccttttttttggacaaaaataatgaaCCCACCTTCCCTTTGtgctggcaaaagaatgtggtagTGGCTAGGGATTCTTGTGAAAATctggatgaggtcgagcaggctttTGTACATATGTTAGAGGAAAATTGGGGACAACTTCCCCATCTCGACTTGAAAAAGTTTCTAGGAGATCCCTCCCTTTTTCGGGCTGAATTGGGTAGTTGCCGACTTCTTTTTagcttttgtttgtttgtttgtttgtcaaTCTATCCATTTCTTACTTGTAACTTGATTTTGCTgct
Coding sequences within it:
- the LOC112801655 gene encoding myosin-11-like; this translates as MARRELGKLKMATRKIGALQEAKEKLEEKGGRTHLASPTRKKFTASKSPKHKRYRNYRNSLQDMQSKLNETNALLVKERENVKKVTIEATPVM